The Mytilus galloprovincialis chromosome 4, xbMytGall1.hap1.1, whole genome shotgun sequence genome contains a region encoding:
- the LOC143073144 gene encoding sulfotransferase 1A1-like, with translation MEKPQKGNYEFGPITEKDVVVSIKQPGNADTEVLIVEEQEIRLSFQKKGVVPDPRILIPAFQEMECYDDDIFICAYPKCGTHWVWEMCQMIIKGKAEYHSKAKESCMIEFHLPEEYKDEPRPRIFNTHFTPVCLPKQAVEKKSKFILLHRNPKDIVTSLYHHMIKTKFNVDSETTWNQFLQYILQNDREVSSNWFFYNKKWAEFTASNDLDVLVMNYEDLKIDTVSCLSKLADFIGYPRDEKMLQEISEKCTVNKMRDAEKERDSGTVVVNSEQISFLYRKGVVGDWKNQFTVAENEQFDAHLKENMNGDQLNFKYEI, from the exons ATGGAGAAGCCACAAAAAGGAAACTATGAATTTG GACCGATTACAGAAAAGGACGTTGTTGTAAGTATCAAACAACCTGGGAATGCTGATACTGAAGTCCTTATTGTTGAAGAGCAAGAGATAAGACTCTCCTTCCAAAAGAAAGGAGTGGTTCCTGATCCTAGAATTCTTATTCCGGCGTTTCAAGAAATGGAGTGTTATGATGACGATATATTTATTTGTGCTTATCCAAAATGTG GAACACATTGGGTATGGGAGATGTGTCAGATGATAATAAAAGGTAAAGCTGAATATCACTCAAAAGCTAAAGAATCATGTATGATTGAATTTCATCTGCCTGAGGAGTACAAAGATGAGCCACGTCCCAGAATATTCAACACCCACTTTACACCAGTGTGTCTTCCAAAACAAGCAGTTGAAAAGAAATCCAAGTTCATTTTACTTCATAGAAATCCAAAGGACATTGTTACATCTCTTTATCATCATATGATTAAGACAAAGTTCAATGTGGACAGTGAAACAACATGGAATCAGTTTCTGCAATATATCCTCCAGAATG ATCGGGAGGTGAGTTCGAATTGGTTCTTTTATAACAAGAAATGGGCAGAGTTTACAGCATCTAACGACCTTGATGTATTAGTAATGAATTACGAAGACCTTAAAATA gatacAGTATCATGTCTTTCAAAACTAGCAGATTTCATAGGATATCCAAGAGATGAAAAGATGTTACAAGAAATTAGTGAAAAATGCACTGTGAATAAAATGAGAGACGCAGAAAAGGAAAGAGACAGTGGAACAGTGGTTGTCAATTCagaacaaatatcatttttatatagaaaag GTGTTGTTGGGGATTGGAAAAACCAGTTTACTGTTGCTGAAAATGAACAATTTGATGCTCATCTCAAGGAAAACATGAACGGAgaccaattaaattttaaatatgaaatttga